The following proteins come from a genomic window of Scomber japonicus isolate fScoJap1 chromosome 4, fScoJap1.pri, whole genome shotgun sequence:
- the LOC128357674 gene encoding LOW QUALITY PROTEIN: P2Y purinoceptor 1-like (The sequence of the model RefSeq protein was modified relative to this genomic sequence to represent the inferred CDS: deleted 2 bases in 1 codon; substituted 1 base at 1 genomic stop codon), translated as MNKTSCVMSFDSVSIFLSRVHILVFIVGLAANGWGLKSLKLNWKKLGDVKVFVLNLGLTDILYLLTLPFLMVYYVMGSKWIFGDTFCKITRFCFNLNLYGSIGFLTCISVYRYLAIVHPMTAMGRLIFTRSVAISIMVWLLVSVQSLPDMFYIKTYGNKPGTCYDTTHETYVEDYLKYSLGWTLTGFCVPFLITLGCYGHMIVILCHKDTIDKVLKQRCLRLLPILIVLFSVCYIPYHVLRNLNLWSRVLSKQQICYEWKAXHSIAYIAHQISRGLVCLNRALNPLVYLHVHEDIPAQLKQQLQQVRHMFSRPPSTNSGNVTMTEMTNLNGRV; from the exons ATGAATAAGACCTCCTGTGTAATGAGCTTTGACTCAGTGAGCATATTTCTTTCTCGTGTTCACATCTTAGTATTCATCGTTGGTCTGGCGGCTAATGGATGGGGATTGAAGTCTTTGAAGCTCAACTGGAAGAAACTGGGGGATGTCAAAGTTTTTGTTCTCAATCTCGGTCTCACAGATATTTTATATCTGCTCACACTCCCATTTCTGATGGTGTACTATGTTATGGGGAGTAAATGGATCTTTGGAGACACATTCTGCAAGATAACAAGATTCTGCTTCAACCTGAATTTATATGGCAGCATTGGGTTCCTTACTTGTATAAGTGTGTACAGGTACCTGGCCATTGTCCATCCAATGACAGCAATGGGAAGATTAATCTTCACACGGTCTGTGGCTATCTCAATCATGGTTTGGCTGTTGGTGAGTGTTCAAAGTCTCCCTGACATGTTTTACATCAAGACATATGGAAACAAGCCTGGGACATGCTATGATACAACCCATGAAACATATGTTGAGGATTACCTGAAATACAGCCTCGGATGGACACTCACAGGATTTTGTGTCCCCTTCCTCATCACACTGGGTTGCTATGGACATATGATCGTCATTCTCTGCCACAAAGATACCATTGACAAGGTACTGAAACAGAGATGCTTGAGATTATTGCCCATTTTGAttgttctcttctctgtttGTTACATCCCCTATCATGTACTGAGGAACCTCAACCTCTGGTCAAGAGTTTTGTCCAAACAGCAGATATGCTATGAATGG aaagcatagcatagcatagcatacaTAGCTCATCAGATAAGTCGTGGACTTGTGTGTCTGAACAGGGCTCTCAACCCTCTGGTTTACCTCCATGTACATGAAGATATTCCTGCTCAGCTCAAACAGCAGCTCCAGCAAGTCCGTCACATGTTCAGTCGTCCGCCTTCAACAAACTCTGGTAATGTGACGATGACAGAAATGACCAATTTGAATGGCAGAGtttaa